The Zingiber officinale cultivar Zhangliang chromosome 2A, Zo_v1.1, whole genome shotgun sequence genomic sequence AATAGGGTCTTACGCGGCGAGCCATGAGTACCAATCCATAAACTAATTTTTTAGGACCGTGTATCGGGACTCAACCCCTTTTAATAAGTGACTAAAGAAGTACAGTGGCCATTGTACATCGTCCTGCTCTTTCATCAACACCGCCCCCACGACCTTAGGGGTGGCTGACAAATAAACCTAGAGTGACATTTCAAAAGTGAGTTTGAACAGCGAGGATAATGTCTCCAAGTGCTTTTTTAATTCCTTGAAGGTTTGGATGATTcttcgtcccattggaacttagcTGCTCTCATGAGTACTTTGAAGAAGGACAGGgctttatccgcagatcgagatATGAACCGAGACAGTGCAGTTATTCGGCCCACCAACTTCTGAGCTTCTTTCAGATTTTGAGGTGCCTTCATATCTCGAAGTGCTCAGAACTTCTCCGGATTAGCTTCAATCCCTCGCTTAGTAATGAGATATCCCAAGAACTTTCCCCCCTCGAGCTCCAAACAAGCATTTCAAAGGATTCAACTTCGGTCCATACTGCCATAGTGTGTCGTAGGTTTCTTCTATGTCAGTGATCAGATTTATGGCCAGagtggatttgatgaggatgtcatctacatagacttccACATTTCACCCTATTTGCTCCTagaagatcttatccatcatcctttgataagtagcTCTGACATTCCcaatccaaaaggcatgacgGTATAATAGAAGGTACCATCTATAATGATGAAGCTAACATTCTCCTGATCTTCTTGTGCCAAAGGGAtctggtggtatccttgataagcatcaagcatgcaaattctTTCATAGCCTGAGGTCGAGTCCATCATCTGATCGATCCTAGGAAGCGGGTAGCAGTCCTTAGGACTGGCATGGTTgaggtcccgaaagtcgatgtagaccctccacttattgttgaGTTTAGCTACTAtgaccacattagagagccaggacgggaattgtaCCTCTCTAATGTGACATGCTTTCCTGAGCGGATCCACCTCAGCTCAGATGATCTTATTTTACTCAGTCGAGAAATTCCTCTTCTTCTacttgaccgatcaggagtcaAGCAGAAGGTGCAATCTATGCTCAGCCACCTCGGGCTTGACCCCAGGTAGCTCTTCGGGGGACCAAACGAAAACATCCCTCTTACGAGTTAAGCATTGGATAAAGTCTATCTTGACTTCGATAGGCAGGTCAATGGATATGCGGGTAATACTCTCCGGGCGTTCAGGATAgagctggacctcctcccaagCGATAGGCGTTGGAACCCCaatgttattttggtgtgatcaacaagtcaaattaggtcctgtgtgtttttaaccttgtgtctaagtgtacaggatcttaggagcacaagtagttgagcgaaagatgcagctagcgagaatgacgacacgcggtgcgttcgagggacgaggcgctgcggaagagtacaccggcggacgagaaggaagcatacgatggttctgagggacgagaagccggagcggaagactgctcgaggagcaagagacgtagctagcgagaaggtcggcacggggtgcgaccgagggatgaagactgcggatgagtatgccggcGGATTAGAAGGAAGtacacggcgattccgagggacgagaagccggagcggaagccttctcgagaagaccggaagttgggttcgggtgagccctattccgcatggcagaaatcacccaagcgagcggaagactcggtctgaggcgaacggagccggagcagaagactcgggctgaaaaaaaaaatcaatggggttgactttcccagccggggcgcccggaacagtccggggcgctcggaacagtccagggcgcccggaacccttccggccgtccggagttgactttttgaccagatcgcatcaaacgcgatctgaacattgggggataaagttttatccccccagggcgctcggaatcccttcggggcgccctaccaaggctataaatacagccttggtccagaagcttttcaacaactcaagcaattcattctttctacacttgtacgctttctatgtagttaagcttctattttttgcgcttcatcattgtaagaggcttcttcgcctgaaggagtttttagtacgatcatcttccttggattaacaacctctccggttgtaaccaagtcaaatccggtgcctcgtcttttctgatttactttctatttagctaatttatgcaagtgttagtttaagagttcgaaaagggtttgttttttattttcaggctattcaaccccccttctagtcgaccgccgtgatccaacaagtggtatcagagcaaagacatctcaagaggactaaccaccgactgaagcaacgagatggccgaaatgaacatctacccaccaacgttcgagggggagttcgctttttggaagcgacggatggaggtttattttaaaactgattttaatttgttattaataatgacctatggttttgatatgcccaaaatcaaagaaggagaagaatttgaggagcatcaatggatTGACGAGCAGCGTGACGAATTCATAACAAACGGTAAGGCTAAGTCTTGCCTTTTGAGCATACTACCTTCCTAGGATCTCGACAGTGTCAGaaaatacaaaagcgcaaaagaactttgggaaaagttcttgaagctctacaaagaaccatttgaagtcgaatccaactcctcgatggacattgAACCACTGTCGAAAGAATCCGAGGCGAAAGAAATTGACGGAACAACACTCACCGCCGAGTATCTACCAGAAGACGCAATCAGCTCTTCCTCAaaaagcatcgagagcatcgatgaagggggagcaacgtcgGGAGAAAGCAGcccaacagggggagaatcaacagccgacaagataagtcaggtatggtcttcaCCTCCTGACCAACTGCTTAATTTGATCAATAAATTATCGAAAGACATTTTCGAATTAGGAAATGTATTATCAAAAGATTTTTTCAAATCAGAAATTATTTTATCGAAAGGATTTtgcaaattaaaaatcaaaaaattattaaagaatagTGGGTTAGAGGAAACTCATGCAACAGCTTGTCAATTAAAGAATttcgacaaactaacaatagaaaataacatgataaaggaaatgatacaattttctgcatgctcaatattttttgcttcaaatttgaaaaactgtgatttgagaaattatgataaactaaaatggaaatttaaatatcataatattagagaatttgatctaaattaaaaacttagacttagcattttcagggagaaaattagacattaaaatttctttatgaggctttgtctacgtaagtggttgttgctccaataaccaagaaggcctagtgcctcgccacgacctggaagccaaaatattggaataaaatgtttaattaactttctaataaaAGTATTAAGatgaaaatttaataatgctttgaaaagtttgttaaacatttttgaaaattttttttgtgtgtaaaaattttacttaaaagttaaatgttttctgaaattagaaatttctgcgtaaaatatttacttagaaaaattttcaaaatttttgtaaaatttcttaagtcagattttttttaaaaaaaatcttgtacctaaagttttacttagaaattttttaaacttagaatattgttgctgaaaattattgcaaattctctaacttaaaatttttgttaagaaagttagaaaatatttttacccttagatttttttcggaccctcattttttttgtgatcaaagggggagaaagaaaagtataagtctagggggaggtagaccataatttaaattttctatttttttgtactttattgcaaaattagttagtttatttttttatgtatatttacTCTAGCTTAACTtcggttgctcacatcaaaaagggggagattgttggaaccccaaggttgttttggtgtgatcaacacgttaaattaggtcctatgtgtttttaaccttgtatctaaatgtgcaggagcttagaagcacatgtagtcgagcagaagacgcagctagtgagaaggacgacacgtggtgcATTCGAGAGAtgaagtgctgcggaagagtacacaggcggacgagaaggaagcgtgcggtggttccgagggactagaagccggagcgaaagactgctcgaggagcaagagacgcaactagcgagaaggtcggcacagggtgcgaccgagggacgaaaactgcggatgagtacgctggcagatgagaaggaagcacacggtgATTTcaaaggacgagaagccggagcggaagcctgctcgagaagactgaaagttgggttcgggtgagccctattccggatggcagaaatcacccaagcgagcggaagactcggtctaagGCGAAcggagtcggagcagaagacccgggctgaaaaagtcaacggggttgactttcccagccgaggcgctcggaacccttccgggcacccagagttgactttttgaccagatcgcatcaaacgcgatctgaatgttgggggataaagttttgtcctccccagggtgcccggttcggggcaccccgaccaaggctataaatatagccttggtccagaagcttttcaacaactcaagcaattcattctttctacacttgtacgctttatctgtagttaagcttctgttttctgtgcttcatcgttgtaagaggcttctccacctgaaggagttcttagtatAATCATCTTCgttggattaataacctctccggttgtaatcaagtcaaatccggtgcctcatcttttctgatttactttctgtttagctaatttatgcaagtgttagtttaagagttcgagaaaggtttgttttttattttcaaactattcaaccccccttctagtcgaccGCCGCGATCCAACAATAGGTTCCTTTGTTATAGGTAAAGGCTCCTCTTGAATAGCGTGGATCCTGCCATCCTGGGTCCGTTGAGACTTGTGAGCTTCCACCTTCACCATGTCAATGTAACAACTGCGAGAGACCAACTGCTCACCTGTAACTTCCCCGGCCCGGTCTCCCATAGGAAATTTGATCTTCAGGTGAAAGGTGGAGACTGTCGCTGGGAACTCATGTAGTGTCGGTCTCACTAAGATGACGTTGTTTGAGGACAGCAAATCCACCAATATGAAGGTTCTCCTCCGCGTCCTCACCAATGGCCCGCTGCCCAAAGATATGGCTAACTTGATCTGGCCCATGGGTCGTACTTCATTGTCGGCGAAGCCATACAATGAAGTAACCACGGGTTGGAGTTTGTCGGCGTCGATTTGTATGCTCTCGAACGTGCTCTTAAATAACACGTTGACAGAACTTCTAGTATCCACGAAAACTCTAGCCACGTGACTGTTGGCGATGACGACCTTGATTATTAGGGCATCGTCATGTGGAAGCTCCAACCCCTCCAGGTCTTGGGGCCCAAAGCTAATGATGGGCCCTGCGGTTTGCTCCCGGCTGCATCCGATAGCGTGTATCTCCATGCGCCACTCATGAGACTTCCGAGCCCTAGCTGAGTCCCCATCTGTGGGCCCCCCAGAGATCATGCCAATCTCCTGGATGGTCGCGTTTCCCATGATCTCCTCTTCTTGGGCTTCCCCGGGCTCCTGGTTGCTACCAGGCTACTGATTTTCTTGTCTCGTATTATCAGGTTGGGGTCTACCAGACTGACCTACCCTGGTCTGTTGGCTAGCCAACATCCTCTGCTGAGTCCTAGGTGCGATCTCAGGTGGAGGCAGACCTAGCTCAGCTGCGCGCCGAGAGTCTCAGGCGAACTGGAAGCAATCATTTGTAGCATAGGTATGGGACTGATGATAAGTGCAGTAGCGTGGCCCCCATGGTCCAGGCCTTGGGGCTTGGACAGCTGCCACACATGGAGTAGGCCTGGGATCTTGACCGGGAGAGAAGGGCAGTCGGGCATCCCGAGCGTGAGGAAGAGGCTGAGCTAGTGGTTGGGGTGGCTTCTTCTCTGGCTTGTTGGCGTGAGTAGGCGCCTTGTCTACTTTGTGTCGGGCAGCCTAaacctcttccacgttgatatagTTGGCGGTCTTTCCAAGCATCTCATTGAAATTCTTCATGGAGTCTCGGATGAGATCTAGGAAGAACTCCCCCTCTACTAATCTATGAGAGAAGGCGCTTATCAGTATTTCATATGTAGCAGAGGGGACGTCctgggccacctggttgaagcgcttaaTATAACTTCGCAAGGGTTTGGCTGCCCCTTGCTTGAGGGCAAAGAGACAGTGGTCTATCTTCTGGTACTTCTGACTGCCGGCGAAGTGGCGCAGGAAGACAGTTTTAAAATCATGgaaacaagtgatggacccattCGATAATCCATCAAACTATTTCTGTGTTGAGCTAGATAGAGTATTCAGAAACACTCGGCACTTAATAGCGTCGCTGTATTGATGAAACAACGCCGTGTTTTGGAATTTGTGGAGATGGTCTTCCGGATCTTTACTGCCATCGTACTCTCCAATGGTCGGGGGCTTGTACCCCTTCGGTAGTTTCTTCTCTAGTACCCTTAAAGAGAAGGACATTTGCTCATCAGGTTCCACCCGGGGCTCCTCCCGGAGGACTATAGCCTTCCCCTTCTTTGAGTCCCTAGGCGGGGAGCTTTCCGCCATAAAGGCCTGTGGTTGCTCTTTTTTGTTAGAATAGTTCAATCCCTTGTGATAatagtgttggatcgtgatgcacgtgagaggggggtgaatcacgtggttttgaaaaacacttcttttcgatttttaaaacaccagtgtACGCAGTGGAAAGGAAATATGAAAAGCAACATCAAAAATAACACAggcgatttttacttggttcggagccttcggcgactcctactccaaggcccaagtCCTGAggacctatcgatggacaatccactaaaaacctcttccggtacccgcagaagagagaatcgagtacaataaGAATGAAGCCAactgcaacacactgcacttgccttttataataattaagtacaataaaGGAAATTTTACCAACACTTTTAAGGATCAAAAGATGAAGCACTTCGTGTTGATGTCTGTCTGCCGGGCGCGATCGGAATTCCTCGGAGTAGTCGTCGAGCGTAGCAGCTTCGTAGCAGGAGCCCAGAGCAGTCGGAAGGTCATTTGGATACGTTGAAGCACGTATGAGGGTTCTATGTTTGAAGCTTGCTcaacccctccttttatagccctttggaggagtctccagagcttatcagatcccaaaaattcggatcagatgaggagagtttgAATCTGGCTGATCCCAAGCGCGTCCAATTACTTGTTTGACACAGTAATCTTCCGAGgggcataacttttgactccgaactcagAATCAAACTCTGTCAGTTGCTACGCATGAAGAATTCGAAGCTATACATTTGTATCTACAACATagagttataaaaatatattcataaatagtttatatagatttatgatttaggtcctgtcttcccgagaccagaacctagtcagggtcagtttagggatccaaaatggacctaagctggaccgacgcctactatctcttaactgggatgcgtcctcacagtcactctcctctagtgacttacctttacttaccttccagacgtccgatcagcccttcgacccgtttggacttctcgccagctattcggtcagcccgtcgacctagctggacttcatgccaaacgtccggtcagcccgtcgacccgtttggacttctcgccagctatccggtcagcccgtcgacctagctggacttcgtgccaaacgtctggtcagcccgtcgacctgtttggacttcgtgtcaactatccggtcgacccgttgacctagctgggcttcgtgccagacacccagtcagcccgtcgacttgtctgggcttctcctgcacactcggttagagtgttagattaacaacaaaactaacttaacctattttttcattcatcaaaacttgggttagaccgttagtgataaccgcaccaacaatctccccatttttgatggaatgacaacttggttaagttagtgtaaaatgtaagttaaaacaagcattaataggtttttaagttagtttctattttcaatttattttagctaacttaaccgcctaacccaccccctttggcattcatcaaacataaatatggattaaataaacataaatgcataaaaagaatgcaactacAAATCAGATTAACTCAGGGgagttaaaataattaaagattttgCTTTAAAAATATCTCTGAAcattttcaaaatagctaagttataaaaaaaaataactaattttgtaaaatagctaagttttgaaacatagctacttttcaaacataagtgttacAAAGATAATTTTATAAAAGTAAGATTTTCGAAACCAGGTTGATAGTAATTGATCAAATTAAGTCAAATTTAACCatactttaaattttataaaataaaaattaaagatgAGCTTTGTAGAattgatcaaattttcaaaaagaagttttttttttgcaagtttaaaatattataagttttataaaggcaaacataaaattttcaagtcagatttcaaaattaatttgtatttaattttcaaactagGTTTGAACTTGAAGCACTTCttcaacatttttcaaaaacaaattaagttatttttaataaaggaaagatagatatttaattaatttcttcccctgaatttgatact encodes the following:
- the LOC122044260 gene encoding uncharacterized protein LOC122044260, which translates into the protein MAESSPPRDSKKGKAIVLREEPRVEPDEQMSFSLRFDGLSNGSITCFHDFKTVFLRHFAGSQKYQKIDHCLFALKQGAAKPLRSYIKRFNQVAQDVPSATYEILISAFSHRLVEGEFFLDLIRDSMKNFNEMLGKTANYINVEEV